Proteins encoded by one window of Superficieibacter sp. HKU1:
- a CDS encoding aspartate:alanine antiporter, translating to MNINVAELLNGNYILLLFVVLALGLCLGKLRLGSVQLGNSIGVLVVSLLLGQQHFSINTDALNLGFMLFIFCVGVEAGPNFFSIFFRDGKNYLMLALVMVGSALLIALGLGRLFGWDIGLTAGMLAGSMTSTPVLVGAGDTLRHSGMQGSQLSQALDNLSLGYALTYLIGLVSLIFGARYLPKLQHQDLQTSAQQIARERGLDTDVNRKVYLPVIRAYRVGSELVEWADGKNLRELGIYRQTGCYIERIRRNGILASPDGDAVLQMGDEIALVGYPDAHARLDPSFRNGKEVFDRDLLDMRIVTEEIVVKNHNAVGRRLAQLKLTDHGCFLNRVIRSQIEMPIDDNVVLNKGDVLQVSGDARRVKTIADRIGFISIHSQVTDLLAFCAFFIVGLMIGMITFQFSSFSFGVGNAAGLLFAGIMLGFLRANHPTFGYIPQGALTMVKEFGLMVFMAGVGLSAGSGIGHGLGAVGGQMLIAGLIVSLVPVVICFLFGAYVLRMNRAMLFGAMMGARTCAPAMEIISDTARSNIPALGYAGTYAIANVLLTLAGTLIIVIWPGIG from the coding sequence GTGAATATAAACGTCGCAGAATTGTTAAACGGGAATTACATCCTGTTATTATTTGTTGTTCTGGCACTGGGTCTTTGCCTGGGTAAATTACGCCTTGGTTCAGTACAACTCGGTAATTCCATTGGCGTTTTAGTTGTCTCACTATTACTGGGACAGCAGCATTTCAGCATTAACACAGATGCCTTAAATCTGGGTTTTATGTTGTTTATTTTTTGTGTCGGCGTGGAAGCCGGACCCAATTTTTTCTCCATTTTTTTTCGCGACGGAAAAAATTACTTAATGCTGGCTCTGGTAATGGTCGGTAGCGCTCTGCTGATCGCCCTGGGGTTAGGTCGGCTATTCGGCTGGGATATCGGCCTGACGGCGGGTATGCTGGCCGGTTCAATGACCTCAACGCCAGTGCTGGTAGGTGCCGGGGATACGCTTCGCCATTCAGGTATGCAGGGCAGCCAGCTATCGCAGGCACTCGATAACCTGAGCCTGGGATACGCCCTGACCTATTTAATTGGTCTGGTCAGTCTGATTTTCGGCGCGCGCTATCTGCCTAAGTTGCAGCATCAGGATTTGCAGACCAGCGCCCAGCAGATCGCCCGTGAGCGTGGTCTGGATACCGACGTGAACCGTAAGGTATATCTGCCGGTGATCCGCGCTTATCGTGTTGGTTCCGAGCTGGTCGAATGGGCCGACGGTAAAAACCTGCGCGAGCTGGGGATTTATCGCCAGACAGGCTGCTATATAGAACGCATTCGTCGTAACGGCATTCTGGCAAGCCCGGACGGCGACGCGGTGCTGCAAATGGGCGATGAGATTGCGCTGGTGGGCTACCCCGATGCCCACGCCCGTCTCGACCCCAGTTTTCGTAACGGTAAAGAGGTCTTCGACCGCGATTTGCTGGATATGCGCATCGTAACGGAAGAAATTGTGGTGAAAAACCACAACGCCGTAGGCCGCCGTCTGGCACAGCTTAAGCTTACCGATCACGGCTGCTTTTTGAACCGGGTGATCCGCAGCCAGATCGAAATGCCGATTGACGATAACGTCGTGCTCAACAAAGGCGACGTCTTACAGGTGAGCGGTGACGCAAGGCGTGTCAAAACCATCGCGGATCGTATCGGCTTTATTTCTATTCACAGCCAGGTTACCGACCTGCTGGCCTTCTGCGCGTTTTTCATTGTCGGCCTGATGATCGGCATGATCACTTTCCAGTTCAGCTCGTTCAGCTTTGGCGTGGGTAACGCCGCTGGATTACTGTTTGCTGGCATCATGCTCGGTTTCCTGCGTGCCAACCACCCCACCTTCGGCTACATCCCGCAGGGCGCACTGACGATGGTCAAAGAGTTTGGCCTGATGGTCTTTATGGCCGGCGTGGGATTAAGTGCCGGTAGCGGCATCGGCCACGGTCTCGGCGCGGTCGGCGGCCAGATGCTGATTGCCGGGCTGATTGTCAGCCTGGTCCCCGTGGTGATCTGCTTTTTATTTGGCGCTTACGTTCTGCGGATGAACCGTGCGATGTTGTTTGGTGCCATGATGGGGGCGCGAACCTGCGCACCGGCTATGGAAATTATCAGCGATACGGCGCGCAGTAATATACCGGCGCTGGGCTATGCAGGCACCTACGCTATCGCCAACGTCCTGCTTACCCTGGCGGGAACACTGATTATCGTCATCTGGCCCGGCATAGGATAA
- a CDS encoding inner membrane protein YbjM — MKSERGWAGVICCFLLFIVVCLALAMKMHGAFREAGNPELGLLFFILPGAVASFMSTRQRVLRPLLGAVLAAPLCLVVMHLFFASHRSFWQELAWLLSAVFWCALGALCFLFISTLLEGKDK; from the coding sequence TTGAAGTCAGAACGGGGTTGGGCCGGCGTTATCTGCTGCTTTTTACTTTTTATTGTTGTGTGTCTTGCTCTGGCAATGAAAATGCACGGTGCGTTTCGTGAGGCAGGTAATCCGGAACTGGGGCTGCTGTTTTTTATCCTGCCCGGCGCGGTTGCCAGTTTTATGTCAACCCGTCAGCGTGTATTACGTCCGCTGTTGGGCGCGGTTTTAGCGGCTCCACTGTGTCTGGTAGTGATGCATCTGTTTTTTGCCAGCCACCGTTCATTCTGGCAGGAGCTGGCATGGCTTTTGAGCGCCGTGTTCTGGTGCGCGTTGGGGGCATTGTGTTTTCTGTTTATCAGTACGCTGCTGGAAGGTAAAGACAAGTAA
- a CDS encoding YbjN domain-containing protein, with protein MDSLVVPGLDTLRQWLDELGINFFECDTCQALHLPHMQNFDGIFDAKVDIIDNIVLFSALAEVKPSALLPLACDLSAINASSLTVKAFLDIQDDNLPKLVVCYSLPAAVGITKAQFAWFLSHSEEQISMVILEAGANQLLFTGEEKEETPPEDIQYHFLH; from the coding sequence ATGGATTCACTCGTTGTTCCGGGTCTGGACACGCTACGTCAATGGCTCGATGAACTGGGAATTAACTTTTTCGAGTGTGATACCTGTCAGGCGTTGCACCTCCCGCACATGCAGAATTTCGACGGTATCTTTGATGCCAAGGTTGATATTATCGACAATATCGTCCTGTTCTCAGCGCTGGCGGAGGTAAAGCCTTCCGCGCTGCTGCCGCTGGCCTGTGACCTGTCGGCCATCAACGCCAGTTCGCTGACCGTAAAAGCGTTCCTTGATATTCAGGATGATAATCTGCCCAAACTGGTCGTTTGCTACTCGCTTCCTGCTGCTGTCGGCATCACTAAAGCGCAGTTCGCCTGGTTCCTGAGCCACAGTGAAGAACAGATTTCCATGGTGATCCTTGAGGCGGGCGCAAATCAGCTTCTCTTTACGGGCGAAGAAAAAGAAGAGACGCCGCCGGAAGATATCCAGTACCATTTTCTTCACTGA
- the rimK gene encoding 30S ribosomal protein S6--L-glutamate ligase encodes MKIAILSRDGTLYSCKRLREAALHRGHIVDILDPLSCYMNINPSVSSIHYKGRQLPHYDAVIPRIGSAITFYGTAALRQFELLGSYPLNESVAISRARDKLRSMQLLARKGIDLPLTGMAHSPDDTSDLIEMVGGAPLVVKLVEGTQGIGVVLAETRQAAESVIDAFRGLNAHILVQEYIAEAKGRDIRCLVVGDKVVAAIERCAKEGDFRSNLHRGGVARIATITEREREIAVTAAQTLGLDVAGVDILRANRGPLVMEVNASPGLEGIEKTSGIDIAARMIQWIECQATPAFCLKIGG; translated from the coding sequence GTGAAAATTGCCATTTTGTCCCGGGATGGAACGCTCTATTCCTGCAAACGTCTGCGCGAGGCCGCGCTGCACCGCGGCCATATCGTTGATATTCTCGATCCGCTTTCCTGCTATATGAATATCAATCCCTCGGTCTCCTCCATTCACTATAAAGGCCGCCAGTTACCGCATTATGACGCGGTGATCCCGCGTATCGGGTCAGCCATCACCTTCTACGGTACGGCGGCCCTTCGGCAGTTTGAACTGCTCGGCAGCTACCCGCTGAATGAATCTGTCGCCATCTCCCGTGCGCGGGACAAGCTCCGTTCCATGCAGCTTCTGGCACGTAAAGGCATTGATCTGCCGCTGACCGGGATGGCCCATTCGCCGGATGACACCAGCGATCTTATTGAGATGGTAGGGGGCGCGCCGCTGGTCGTGAAGCTGGTGGAAGGCACTCAGGGCATCGGTGTCGTGCTGGCAGAGACGCGCCAGGCGGCGGAAAGCGTCATTGATGCATTTCGTGGGCTGAACGCGCACATTCTGGTTCAGGAATATATCGCGGAAGCGAAAGGGCGCGATATTCGTTGTCTTGTCGTGGGCGATAAAGTGGTGGCGGCGATTGAGCGCTGTGCCAAAGAGGGCGATTTTCGCTCGAATTTGCACCGGGGCGGCGTCGCCAGAATCGCCACCATTACCGAGCGCGAAAGGGAGATTGCCGTTACTGCCGCGCAAACGCTGGGTCTTGACGTGGCTGGCGTCGATATCCTGCGGGCTAACCGTGGGCCGCTGGTGATGGAGGTCAACGCCTCACCCGGTCTGGAAGGCATTGAAAAAACCAGCGGTATCGACATTGCGGCCCGCATGATCCAGTGGATAGAATGCCAGGCAACGCCAGCGTTCTGTCTTAAAATCGGCGGATAA
- the nfsA gene encoding oxygen-insensitive NADPH nitroreductase: MTPTIDLLRSHRSIRHFTDRPITDEQRHAIIASAQSASSSSFLQCSSIVRITDRQMRESLVTLTGGQQHVAEAAEFWVFCADFNRNLQICPDAQLGLAEQLLLGAVDTAMLGQNAMTAAESLGLGGVYIGGIRNSIDAVTDLLQLPKYVLPLFGLCLGWPADDPDVKPRMPQAMLVHENHYQPLDEQVLAQYDDDLANYYLHRDSNTRRDTWSDHIRRTIIKESRPFILDYLHKQGWATR, translated from the coding sequence ATGACGCCGACTATCGATCTTTTGCGCAGCCATCGCTCAATTCGCCATTTCACCGATCGCCCCATCACTGACGAGCAGCGTCACGCTATCATCGCCAGCGCCCAGTCGGCTTCCAGCTCCAGCTTTTTGCAGTGTAGTTCTATTGTGCGTATTACCGACCGCCAGATGCGCGAATCGCTGGTGACGTTGACCGGCGGACAACAACATGTCGCCGAAGCAGCGGAGTTCTGGGTTTTTTGCGCCGACTTTAACCGTAATCTACAAATTTGCCCCGATGCGCAGCTTGGGCTTGCCGAACAGCTTTTGTTAGGCGCGGTGGATACCGCGATGCTCGGGCAAAATGCCATGACGGCGGCAGAGTCGCTGGGCTTAGGTGGGGTATATATTGGTGGCATCCGTAACAGTATTGACGCCGTGACCGACCTGCTGCAACTGCCGAAATACGTGCTGCCGCTGTTCGGGTTATGCCTCGGCTGGCCTGCGGACGATCCGGATGTCAAACCGCGCATGCCGCAGGCGATGCTGGTGCATGAAAACCACTATCAGCCGCTGGATGAACAGGTGCTGGCGCAGTACGATGACGACCTGGCGAATTACTATTTACATCGCGACAGCAATACCCGCCGCGATACGTGGAGCGATCATATTCGCCGCACCATCATTAAAGAAAGCCGCCCCTTTATCCTGGATTATTTGCATAAGCAGGGATGGGCAACGCGCTAA